The genomic region CCAAGCAAAATATCTAGTGACAGCCACTAGCCATCTTCAATTCCTCATTAATGCTGGTAAGCTAATAACACATCTTCAACATTTTCTTTTGAAACAAGTCCTACCAAGTGAACAGAGCTTGCGTCCAAGTTACTAGTGGAACGTTAGGGGAAGTAGACCCTTAAAAGTGATCATTGGCCATGGTCAACAAATAAAGTCAGATTTTTCTCCTCTGATCTCTTCAGCATTTCTCTTTGGCTTGTTTCAACAGGATTAGTCAGCTATGTGATGGAGTTACCTCAGCTTTAGCCTAAGTTTCAACCTAACTAGGAAATCCTACTATTACCATACCCCAAAGAGGAGGTGCATTTGCACAGCCTCATTCCAACTCAGATTGATGAATTAGCAACTTCTACATCGTGTGTGAAGAAATTTATCAAGTAGCTTTGGATGTTCTTAGATGTGCCAACCAGTGGATGCAAGActggttcaattttttttaaaacttgcaatGTAATATCCAAAGGGAGATACTCAACCTCCAGATTCATGCATGACGGGCAGATCTCCCCAATTATGCACATAGCCATTTGCTTGGTTACTTACAGAGActaagaataaaaaaagaaaagaaacttgatAGACACTTTTCCTTTTAGGCTATAAATGATTAAAGACAGGGATGCTTGGGCAAGCAAGCcaataaaccttaaaaaaaaacctttaaagcagattttaaaaaagtttccacacacacacacacacacacacacacacacaaaagaggagGCGGGAAGCATTCTCACATCTGCTGGCTTTAACATTTTTAACACCCACAGATGTTTTCTTTGTTACTTCCTATATGTACTAACTAGAAATTAATAGTTCCCAAAAATCTGATTGACAATTAAATCTTTTATATGGttgaatttttaaatttgtttgatGAGTCATTATAATTTGAACAGTGACCATTCCAATTTATATGCAATAGGTACTACTATCTACAACAGTACTGATCTCTTAGCAAAATTTTCCATAATTGGCTACTTCTCAACctgaagttcttttttttttaaatgttcttaccTTCCAGAAAAGAATACTGCAGTGACGACAGAAATGCAAAGTATCTCCATACTGCTCCTTTATGGGGTAATATTTCTGAAGCGCAAAGTACATCAGCTTCCAATCAATAAGGCCTTTTTCTGACAGAATAAGATGCctacagaactgaacacaaagGCAATATTTAAAGGGAAGCATGTTATTTAAACCCACATTTCCATCAGACAAATAGCTCCACAGAATCCAAACCTGAACATGgttataaaaaaaacccctcatccGTTTGTTAAATATTTTAGGAGATTGCGGATATGCTAAAAAGTGTTATATTTAACATTGCTGTGCTCCATTAATTTGAGCAGATCCAAGTTATCAGCAACACTAATAATATAACTCTATGGCAGAATTACTCCAGCCTAATGTTACTAACATTTACAGGCctagaatagaataactttgcataggacAGCATCCAAGCAGACTTCCTTACAGGCAGACATGTTTCAGGTTAGACTACAAAGCTACATTCCTGAGTACAGTTAATTGGCAGTCAGTTCTGTTATTTCCAAGTCAAAAGGCTTAAGATAAATATGGGAGGGCAAAGTTCTACGCTTCTGCTGGTGTGAACGTCCTTTTACAGACTTGAAACCACTCGGGTGGAAAGCTGCCTTCTTGTAACACAGGATCCAAGTTTCCTCTTGACATAGGATCCAAGTTTCAGAATTTCCACGAATTCCTCTTACCTGCTTTTCAGTAAAATGGTACTGGCAAAGCTTTTTCCATAACTGCCGATCTTCGCTGAGCATATACAACGTGGGAGTCACTTGGCCTAAGGTAATAATGTCCCAACCGTCTGAGAATCTATACAAGATGTTATTCAGCATATGTAAAGGAAGATCACTGAGTGTAAATCCATCGTTGACTTGCTGGAAAGAAAATTAACAGCTGTTGATTTCAGGTTAAGAAAATGGGCAGTCCACTCAGGAGTCCCAGGCAGCCTCATGGCCTCCAGAGCGCTttcttgcaggggggggggggtttcctccccactgccagaaagctctccattgggctcaacagacttacaccacccaaatgtgtggtgtaagtccaaggtcCGGGCTAATGTGCATTTCCCCACAAACCTGAGGTGGAAGCCAACTGATGGGACTGGTAGCAGCATGGGAGTGTCCCAGAGGAAAGCAAATCTGCCAATGTAGCCCTGAGCCCCTCATGGAACAATatgccccccatctggattgtgccATAAGTCATGATCTCACTTCCTAGTTTCGGCACCCCCCAATgcccaggggaaaaaatcctccgcaataaaatttccaaaatataaataataaatagccaGGCTAAACAGTTGTAAACGCCTGGGTATTTCACCTTAGTTTGGGTATATTgtaaaaggctttcatggccggaatcaactgtctattgtgggttttctgggctgcgtggccacggcctggtagttttttctcctaacatttcacccacctCTACGGCTGAtatctccagaggcatgtcacagtgagacaCAGGACTCATATGGCCAAGAGCAGCCCATGGTAAAACCCATACAGCTAATTTTGGGGGTAGAAACAGTCTGCTTTCCTCTTTGTTGTTTAACATATACAGAGATAAATAATGCTCTGCCACTCTCAGTGATGGGATTATTCATTGCTCAAGTGTATGCTTTgagattaggaaaaaaaattagacaaaAACCAAGAATTTGGTGAGATGTTGAGAAAAATGGATTTCTCACCATTTTTTGAAAATGGCATTCACATAATCCTTTCACGTTTATGATATAAAATTTCACATACCTTGGTCATCTGAAGATTATTGAGCTGCTGTTGCCACAAAAGGATAGTTTCTAATCTGCAAATCCAAATATCAATGTTCCCTATCAAGACTGACTTCCCAACGCTCCTTAAGTTGCAGAGTGCAGAACTCAGATCCTGAAGAAGGTCTTTGATGAGACGTGGGTTGTACTGGTCTTCCAACACTGGATTGaagaattaacaacaacaacaaaaacccctaCACATCTGAACATTTTTGATTTTTTGCTAGATTTCATCAGCTTTCACTTTGCTAGACCAATTTAAAGTGACAAAAACCCTAATTTAAACTGTAAGTATTCAGAGTTTATGAAGGAACAGGCATTTGGAGCATCATCATAATGTTACAAAATGACACTTATATGTGTCTATCTCTGCTTGTAGCATCAACGTACAATTTATAATGCAGCACAATATACAAGCTGGGGAGTGCAAAATTTGTAGGGGAGGAACTTCTGTCCTtcccaaactgcatcacttttATTCCCAACCTTCTCCATTCTCTTTCCCCAATGCCATTTTCCACTCCTTCTCCTCTGTTGCTGCTTTCCCACTAATCTGCAGTGACATTGGGATTGCTTAGACTCTGGTTTCAGTGCCTTAGTTGCTAAGCAACAACACAATGCTATCTGTAATCTCAAGAGATACcagttgaacccccccccccccgttaattTAGGAATTCCAATAGGAAGTCTCCCCTGCATCTGCACATGCCTCCACTGTGCAAATCTTTTCAATATGTGATCTGGGGCCATTGTTCAGAATCAGACACAAGATGTCAAGGATTACACAAATGAACACATCTTTAGTCAAATCCTCTTTGAACTGGCAAGAACACATAGGTAAGGAGAGTTCCCGCCTTTCTCCTCAGGCTAGAGAAGAGCAgaggctttcccttcccctgagaTGACATTCATACTTTTCACAAAAGTAGTATGAAGTCTCACTGCATTCCAAGTGACTCTACAGACAGCACAGCATCAGGGAGAGTCTGCCTCCACTCACTCTCTTCTAGCCTTGAGAGATGCCTATCTTGTTCCTTTACTGCTGTACTGATCCGTGAGCCAGCTGGGAAAGCAGGAAGGTTGCCCCTTTGCTGGATTTCCTACCGTCTGAGCCCCTTTCATGCAGCTCAAATGGATAAGGAAGGCAACGGCTGACTCACGGTCACACTGGAGCTCACGTTCACTATGCCATGCTGTATTTCTCTTGTCCCCCTGTGAATTTTACATTGATCGCTCTACATGCATGCATGCTGGGAAAATAGTGACCTATCAGTATGGATGACATCCATTTATTAACTGCCAAATTTACAACTTCGAATAATTTTTTCTACCGCTATGGCACAGCTGCCACAATTTCTATACTATGAAGAATAACTACAACCTAGGACCTTCTAATGTAATTTTAGAAAAATCTAAACGGAAGCTCTTGAGGAAAATACATTtggaaaaggtttttttccttaaGCCAACTTGTAAGTTTGGAAGATAATGAACAAAGAAAACACTGTTTTCTAGGACACCAATCTTAATGTGCATGATCTGTAAAATGTTCAGATAAGAGTAAAGGGGGCTGGGAAAGAAAGgagatttttccttcttttaatctTTCCACTATGGTCTCCATCCAAATTTTGTTGGCTCCAAGGATCCAGCTGCTACCTATTGCCATCTATTCAAACTGGGAAATACATAACAACACATTACTAGATATAACATGTGGatcagcagaggagcagccttaCCCTTTCGGACAATTTTACCCAAGATGTTGaaatagttcttctgagctgcaCCACTCAATGAAGTCAACTGGGATCGTGCAATTAACTGTAAAAGCTAAGTGAAAACAGATGAATAAAGACAAGTGAGACATGATTATGCTAcacattaatatattttaaactgtTCAGCAGggtaagcagggctggccctgcgtAGTATCTGGATGGGTAACCTCCAAAGGCCATCAGAGTTGTGACGCAGAGGCaataaatggcaaaccacctctaaatatctCTTGTCTACAAAGCCCTACAGGATCACCGTAAGTCAGTTGTACTAGacagcataaaaacaaaaaagagagatcaAAATACAACTGGGGTGAGGGGGTGAGAAGCAAGAATCCAGTGACAATTATGGCAAAACATactgaattctttaaaaaaaactttagatAAGTAGATATGCCCATGAATCATACTTACGGTGAGTTATTTAACTATTCTGCGAAGTCTAGTGAATGAAAATGAAACATATGATGGGGAGGTGTGTAAACAGAACCTTATATTTGGGTTGACTTATGTAAGTTTCTCTTTCGACGTGACAGCAGAAACACAAATTACTCATCCACCCAGGATGTGTCAGTGCTTGATATTAACACCACAGGCTGCTCTAGAAGATACAGCCATATGCCCTCAAATCTAACCCTATTAGGTCAGATCCGGAACGTTTATACAACTTTCTTCAATGTCTCAAGCATCATCATGCAGATACAAGAGAACACTTCTGCAAACTGATTTCAACAGCAGGATTAAAACCTAAGGACAGCATCAAGACCAATGgctcatctagttcagcattcttttTCCAACAGTGGCCAAATACCTCCAGAAGGCTTACAAGCAGGCCCTGCAGACAACAATCCTCACCTGCTATTAGCCCATGACGGTCagcctccatacatctgtccagcAGCCTTTTCATTCCATCTAAActagtggccatccccactcaTCACGAACTCCACAGTTACTTGTATGAGCTCATTGAATAAAcacagaaaggtgcagttctttGATTCCTGACCATAATTTGTTAACCCAAAGCAAACCCATTGTTAAGTTGACACGCTTATTCCCCTAAATTAACTTTTCTGATGTTTAAATAATGCTACATTACGCAGGATTCAGTattagttttttttttgaaatgcacTCGGTCGCTCCCAAATGAGCCAAGCTACTTCAAAAAAGGTTGCTAATGCATGGCAAGGTTATTTTTATAGCAAACTGAACCcgttccccacccccagccccgtGTTGATGGTTAGTATCCAACTATGATCAAGAGCCCAAAACCAAACCCCTaatccagggatctgcaacctgtggctctccagatgttcatggactataatttccatcagcccctgccaccatggccaattggccatgctggcaggggctgatgggaagtgtagtccatgaacatctggagagccgcaggttgcagagccctgcccTAATCTGTCAAGAACCTTACGGGGTTACCTTGAGCAAGTTACTCAGCTTAAGTCACTggacagggctgttgtaagaacaaaatggaggtgggagAACAGGGAACACGGCCCTTAGTTATGGGGAGGTAGggagagattaaaaaaatacaatcaatAACTAAACTGACTTACTTTAACCACATAATTGAACCTTCTGATATCCTGAATGGCGCTTGAAAAATCTAAGCGATTAAAAGCTTCTCCCAATGTGCAGTAGCCGTGCCGCtggaggagaaaaacaaaaacccGTGTTAGATGCGCACCGGAAACTTCTCTAGAGTGGACAGGAACTCCACGACCTTGGAGAGCATCCCCCACCCAATTACCCAACCGTACAGCTTCCGATGGGCAAGTGTGTCCTACCTGCCCCTCAtccctgcctttccctttttctttcatgCATGCTTCCATTTCAAGGGCAGCTAAAGATTTCTTTCCTTTGCATTCTCCCAAGACCGCCTATTCAGCAAAAGTATCTGTAGTAAAGGTCACTGAATTTGATAATTGTTCTTAAGTGGTTCTGTTAGATAAATGTGATAAGTGGATCAAATGTGATTTGTTGCGTATTTCCATCTTTGGtgctcttgtttttttttcatgtatggATCTTGGGAATATGGTTCTTGGGAGTCTATTGCTGTACTCTccaattttcattaaaaaataaataaagacatcCACAAATTGTAGGGAATGTCCAGTGGATGAATCCCTATGGGATGTGTAAAGCCTAGAACTAGTGTACATTGGTCTATTCTTCTAATCATAACTCTCCCCATGTTATAATTGAACCATCACCAAAAATATTATCTTTATGACAAAGCTTATGCTATGCTACCAAACTGCTTATGTAAACCAACTGCAATTTTGACACTACAACTGGATATAGATGGCAACCATATCCTTTCTAAATCTTGTAGTTCTATTTGtgtccatctgtattttaccttgctatgccaataaaggtttttgtattgtattgtattgactgCCTATCATGCATACATTGTCTGCTCTGAAGACTGTCATTTACCCATTTTGACAGGAATTCTCTTGCAGCATTCCTTCAAGTAGCAAGaaggaaatgggggaagggggggaggaggtagTATCAAATGCATCATGACATCATTTTCTGTGAACACCTGGAACTGCCATCACCCTGACAAAGAAACACCCTAGGAATTCCTCCAATCTCTTAAGAGTATTCCTAGAGCATTGTGGTGTGGGTATAACGGCACTTGCGAGCTTTTGGAGGAAATGATTTCACAATGCACATGATGCTGTTTTTTAAGGGTTCCACCCATGAAATCTTCTGCTATCtgtgggagcccagctggcaatCTTACTCGTGCTTTATCAGTCTAGATAGGGAAGGCATGCATGGTACGATATTATACATGGATTTAGTACAGTGCCTGAAGCCCAGAGGTTTAAGTTATTTTTTCTAACAGTTCAAGACAGATTtccaaaaacagcaaaaacaagacaaaaaa from Sphaerodactylus townsendi isolate TG3544 linkage group LG01, MPM_Stown_v2.3, whole genome shotgun sequence harbors:
- the FBXO25 gene encoding F-box only protein 25 isoform X1; this translates as MPFLGQDWRSPGWRWIKTEDGWKRCEPCCSELEDENSNLNISHDIILNDDEVIYSAEDCEFTSKKRKKDHFRNNAKSQCFYREKWIYVHKESTKERHGYCTLGEAFNRLDFSSAIQDIRRFNYVVKLLQLIARSQLTSLSGAAQKNYFNILGKIVRKVLEDQYNPRLIKDLLQDLSSALCNLRSVGKSVLIGNIDIWICRLETILLWQQQLNNLQMTKQVNDGFTLSDLPLHMLNNILYRFSDGWDIITLGQVTPTLYMLSEDRQLWKKLCQYHFTEKQFCRHLILSEKGLIDWKLMYFALQKYYPIKEQYGDTLHFCRHCSILFWKDYHLALLLKDMGHPCTANDPDSCLMPVSPQHFIDLFKF
- the FBXO25 gene encoding F-box only protein 25 isoform X2, translated to MPFLGQDWRSPGWRWIKTEDGWKRCEPCCSELEDENSNLNISHDIILNDDEVIYSAEDCEFTSKKRKKDHFRNNAKSQCFYREKWIYVHKESTKERHGYCTLGEAFNRLDFSSAIQDIRRFNYVVKLLQLIARSQLTSLSGAAQKNYFNILGKIVRKVLEDQYNPRLIKDLLQDLSSALCNLRSVGKSVLIGNIDIWICRLETILLWQQQLNNLQMTKQVNDGFTLSDLPLHMLNNILYRFSDGWDIITLGQVTPTLYMLSEDRQLWKKLCQYHFTEKQFCRHLILSEKGLIDWKLMYFALQKYYPIKEQYGDTLHFCRHCSILFWKDMGHPCTANDPDSCLMPVSPQHFIDLFKF